A portion of the Kitasatospora sp. NBC_00240 genome contains these proteins:
- a CDS encoding GFA family protein — protein MNDTWSAINSLASQLDSQSRHGSDQRLLVATVKLQEEVGEVAEAVIGVLGENLRKGRSHTMDHVRAEACDVAVTALILLARTGCNTEQVFSEHLRHLTARSAAGTAAPTADLAVEPQINVLGAPVPGDDRMRATLAPSVRTGGCLCGQIRFEVTGEPDYPHTCSCSHCKALSGAPMMTWVSFKLDGFSWTGPGDEPSWHYTWPDSRRGFCPSCGSQLCAQDDGADSIALTFFALGNPTGLVPVNQSFRDDAVSWLPQVPDTQHSTVATVA, from the coding sequence GGCTGCTCGTGGCGACCGTAAAGCTGCAGGAGGAGGTGGGCGAGGTCGCCGAGGCGGTGATCGGTGTGCTGGGTGAGAACCTGCGAAAGGGCCGGTCCCACACCATGGACCACGTCCGGGCCGAGGCCTGCGACGTCGCGGTGACCGCTCTGATCCTCCTCGCCCGAACCGGCTGCAACACAGAGCAGGTCTTCAGCGAGCACCTGCGCCATCTCACCGCCCGCTCTGCTGCAGGAACGGCGGCGCCGACGGCGGACCTGGCTGTAGAGCCCCAGATCAACGTACTCGGCGCCCCGGTGCCGGGAGATGATCGGATGCGCGCGACCCTCGCCCCTTCCGTCCGCACCGGCGGCTGTCTGTGCGGACAGATCCGGTTCGAGGTCACCGGCGAGCCGGACTACCCCCACACGTGCAGCTGCTCGCATTGCAAGGCGCTGTCGGGCGCTCCGATGATGACCTGGGTGTCCTTCAAGCTGGACGGCTTCAGTTGGACGGGCCCGGGCGACGAGCCGTCGTGGCACTACACGTGGCCGGACTCCAGGCGCGGGTTCTGCCCGAGCTGCGGCAGCCAGCTGTGTGCCCAGGACGACGGCGCCGACAGCATCGCGCTTACCTTCTTCGCTTTGGGCAACCCGACCGGCCTCGTTCCGGTCAACCAGTCCTTCCGCGACGACGCGGTCAGTTGGTTGCCCCAGGTTCCCGACACCCAGCACAGCACTGTCGCCACTGTCGCTTGA